One Acidobacteriota bacterium DNA segment encodes these proteins:
- a CDS encoding efflux RND transporter periplasmic adaptor subunit, whose protein sequence is MSVPRMKFSSLYPRLAIFATAALGICAWMLIPALLHAHGEVAGGGRQTFVQNVTGANGNYRVEIMYSPSLPVAGEIANVEIKAFRLLAVPDPLLGTEIPLGLQPEGSLVDTQSQRAVEPHLPVHPEGEAGVFGIAEHQFSKAGSFNLHFTFKTETGDEFSMDFPITVQSNPASFFRLMVNIALVLLVVGLTAIQLWRVRQQAGEVGGAGTRMVRPALIGLACLIFVVGVMDRFILPAVLNMRKPAVPTEGKQFVILNEDGTYAITDAAQKELGITLVEAKLVSLDQIVRATGHVEARPDLTAIVEAPLWGRIEFAPKPLSLGETVKRGQQLAVVTLELSAIERGPMEAKDLDINGVLARARERRDAAQLELDRTQKLAAANPLYEADAKWAKELRDEAVRIFDEVRKQDEAMEATKKFRDPRRTPVGSPINGIIASINFTPGELNLNDEYKQLFTIVDPSRVWVKTQVYSSDLLTLKRGQSASIFPPSPGAKPMSGTVHWIGDTIDSTNRSVPVIVDVVNEGNVLALESFVRAEFRRQQRVLAVPEQAVIDTGTERWVYIVRADGNFAAQPVEVGIRQNGFWQVLSGIGEGDRVVVNGAGMLGALPRQQSESASYAVPAVAVQ, encoded by the coding sequence GTGAGCGTACCGCGAATGAAGTTTTCAAGTCTGTATCCACGGCTTGCGATATTCGCCACCGCCGCACTCGGCATTTGCGCGTGGATGCTCATCCCTGCATTGCTACATGCGCATGGTGAAGTCGCAGGTGGCGGCCGGCAGACCTTCGTCCAGAACGTAACCGGCGCGAACGGCAACTACCGCGTGGAGATCATGTACTCGCCATCGCTTCCTGTTGCGGGCGAGATTGCCAACGTCGAAATCAAAGCGTTCCGCCTGCTCGCGGTTCCCGATCCGCTGCTTGGCACCGAAATTCCCTTGGGGCTCCAGCCGGAAGGTTCACTCGTCGATACGCAATCGCAACGCGCCGTCGAGCCGCACCTGCCCGTTCACCCGGAGGGAGAAGCCGGAGTGTTTGGCATTGCGGAACACCAGTTCTCCAAAGCGGGGTCCTTCAATCTACACTTTACTTTCAAGACGGAAACTGGCGATGAGTTCAGCATGGATTTCCCGATCACGGTGCAGAGCAATCCAGCCAGTTTTTTCCGCCTGATGGTGAATATCGCCCTGGTGCTTCTAGTCGTTGGATTAACTGCGATCCAGTTGTGGCGTGTGCGCCAGCAGGCCGGCGAAGTGGGTGGTGCTGGGACGCGCATGGTCAGGCCAGCTCTGATCGGACTGGCTTGCCTGATCTTCGTGGTTGGGGTGATGGACCGGTTCATCCTGCCGGCCGTGCTGAATATGCGGAAGCCGGCGGTACCCACGGAAGGCAAGCAATTCGTCATTCTGAATGAAGATGGAACGTATGCCATCACGGACGCGGCGCAAAAGGAATTGGGAATTACTCTAGTGGAAGCGAAGCTGGTCTCGCTTGATCAGATTGTTCGTGCTACTGGCCACGTCGAAGCGCGGCCGGATCTCACCGCGATTGTCGAGGCTCCTCTGTGGGGACGAATCGAATTTGCGCCCAAGCCGCTGAGTCTCGGCGAAACCGTCAAGCGCGGTCAGCAGTTGGCGGTGGTAACGCTGGAGCTTTCCGCCATCGAGCGCGGCCCAATGGAAGCCAAGGACCTTGATATCAACGGCGTGCTGGCACGCGCGCGTGAGCGGCGCGATGCGGCGCAGCTTGAACTGGATCGCACGCAAAAACTGGCCGCCGCAAATCCGCTCTATGAAGCGGACGCCAAGTGGGCCAAGGAATTGCGCGACGAGGCAGTGCGCATTTTCGACGAAGTCCGTAAGCAGGACGAAGCCATGGAGGCCACCAAAAAGTTTCGCGACCCGCGCCGCACGCCCGTCGGCTCTCCCATTAATGGCATCATTGCCTCCATTAATTTCACTCCCGGAGAGCTGAATCTCAACGACGAATACAAACAGCTATTCACCATCGTGGACCCCAGCCGGGTGTGGGTGAAAACGCAGGTGTACAGCTCGGACTTGCTTACGTTGAAACGGGGACAATCGGCTTCCATCTTCCCGCCGTCCCCGGGTGCCAAGCCTATGTCGGGAACCGTCCATTGGATCGGCGACACAATCGATTCCACCAATCGGTCGGTGCCGGTCATCGTGGATGTGGTGAATGAAGGTAACGTGCTGGCGCTTGAATCTTTTGTTCGTGCAGAGTTTCGCCGGCAGCAGCGCGTGCTGGCTGTTCCCGAGCAGGCGGTCATTGATACCGGAACTGAGCGCTGGGTATATATAGTGCGGGCGGACGGAAACTTTGCCGCGCAACCGGTGGAAGTAGGGATTCGCCAAAACGGT